One Drosophila virilis strain 15010-1051.87 chromosome 5, Dvir_AGI_RSII-ME, whole genome shotgun sequence DNA window includes the following coding sequences:
- the LOC6625295 gene encoding uncharacterized protein isoform X2, with translation MKHICEIYFIIFGLVCSANALVHMVHLGKGVNGCITAKGEVKVGEEVPDEKTCGIFVCLDKDGNGVYQFCQKPVSFANCKTDLVNTKGKFPDCCWQCVEGVAC, from the exons ATGAAACATATCTGTGAGATATACTTTATTATCTTCGGGCTGGTCTGCAGTGCCAATGCCTTGGTACATATGGTGCATTTGGGCAAGGGCG TCAACGGATGCATTACTGCGAAAGGCGAGGTTAAAGTTGGTGAAGAGGTCCCAGATGAGAAAACATGCGGAATATTTGTGTGCCTAGATAAAGATGGCAATGGCGTCTATCAATT TTGTCAGAAACCGGTGAGCTTTGCCAATTGCAAAACTGATCTCGTCAATACCAAGGGCAAATTTCCCGATTGTTGCTGGCAGTGTGTAGAGGGTGTGGCCTGTTAA
- the LOC6625295 gene encoding uncharacterized protein isoform X1, with product MKHICEIYFIIFGLVCSANALVHMVHLGKGVNGCITAKGEVKVGEEVPDEKTCGIFVCLDKDGNGVYQLSPHSCQKPVSFANCKTDLVNTKGKFPDCCWQCVEGVAC from the exons ATGAAACATATCTGTGAGATATACTTTATTATCTTCGGGCTGGTCTGCAGTGCCAATGCCTTGGTACATATGGTGCATTTGGGCAAGGGCG TCAACGGATGCATTACTGCGAAAGGCGAGGTTAAAGTTGGTGAAGAGGTCCCAGATGAGAAAACATGCGGAATATTTGTGTGCCTAGATAAAGATGGCAATGGCGTCTATCAATT GTCCCCTCATAGTTGTCAGAAACCGGTGAGCTTTGCCAATTGCAAAACTGATCTCGTCAATACCAAGGGCAAATTTCCCGATTGTTGCTGGCAGTGTGTAGAGGGTGTGGCCTGTTAA
- the LOC26530999 gene encoding uncharacterized protein CG45076, with protein sequence MRIHSAFLCLLLAMCLLSSITNTIGYRLVKRHHRKRMAWPQNLYADFAAINSAAGREVENQSPLTDPSGNREGAAGGGNEAGGSGCSESNSDRQCDVKKIFTPGDPKQKSSSIAMKAAQDAKAANEAQHAAGQLAAQHIKQELAEKAFQSAKAAEAALTGKQMVVQQLEQEMQEANAVVEEETVSLQNTEANMNAAIEAARAATSQFEALTALHKTIKENLSNIQTVAMGSQQEMTAKVQLLEAARNRLGSLSKQLHSAREDYEKTKQAAYKAACAAVEAKQKASAGTFRQRRSRRTHSYLPLNIHSII encoded by the exons ATGCGAATACACAGTGCGTTCCTTTGTCTACTGCTCGCAATGTGTCTGCTGTCCTCAATCACGAACACCATTGGCTATCGACTCGTCAAG CGGCATCATCGAAAACGCATGGCGTGGCCTCAAAACCTTTACGCAGACTTTGCTGCTATCAATAGTGCAGCTGGAAGAGAAGTTGAAAACCAAAGCCCCTTGACGGATCCATCTGGAAACCGTGAAGGAGCCGCAGGTGGAGGGAATGAGGCTGGCGGATCAGGTTGCTCTGAATCAAATTCCGACAGACAATGTgatgttaaaaaaatatttactccCGGTGATCCCAAGCAAAAGTCCTCCAGCATAGCCATGAAGGCGGCACAGGATGCGAAGGCAGCTAACGAGGCGCAGCACGCAGCCGGCCAATTGGCTGCCCAGCACATCAAGCAGGAGCTGGCCGAAAAGGCATTCCAGTCAGCCAAGGCAGCCGAAGCGGCGCTCACCGGCAAGCAAATGGTTGTCCAGCAGTTGGAACAGGAAATGCAGGAGGCCAATGCTGTTGTGGAAGAGGAGACTGTCTCGCTCCAAAACACGGAGGCCAACATGAATGCCGCAATAGAGGCGGCACGGGCCGCCACGAGTCAGTTTGAGGCGCTCACCGCACTCCACAAGACGATCAAAGAGAATCTGAGCAACATTCAGACTGTGGCCATGGGCTCACAGCAGGAAATGACCGCCAAGGTGCAGCTGCTCGAGGCGGCCAGGAATCGTTTGGGGTCTCTGTCAAAGCAGCTTCACAGCGCACGCGAGGACTACGAAAAGACAAAACAGGCGGCATATAAAGCAGCCTGCGCTGCAGTCGAGGCCAAGCAAAAGGCCTCCGCCGGCACCTTCCGACAGCGACGCAGCCGAAGAACTCACAGCTACCTGCCACTCAATATCCATTCGATTATTTAG
- the LOC6625294 gene encoding brain acid soluble protein 1 — MQYVYPKVVILIGFAFCISALVHYQKMEKGANGCKTKSSKAPAAAGAAPGAAPGAAAPAGEAGAAGGDAAAPAAGETAASRTGASEGTELLVGGVLKDENTCGVFVCQNTEGDALIHYCQKPAPFEMCNGDGVSTVTPFPECCWKCVTYVSCASGDAKQGQTGQEGQSGAATPPAKI; from the exons ATGCAATACGTTTATCCCAAAGTTGTTATCCTGATTGGCTTTGCGTTTTGCATCAGCGCGTTAGTTCATTACCAAAAAATGGAGAAAGGAG CGAACGGGTGTAAAACCAAAAGCAGTAAAGCACCAGCGGCTGCAGGTGCTGCACCTGGAGCCGCTCCTGGtgcagctgcaccagcagGTGAAGCTGGTGCAGCTGGAGGAGATGCTGCAGCGCCGGCCGCAGGAGAAACTGCAGCATCTCGAACTGGGGCCAGTGAAGGAACGGAACTTCTAGTGGGTGGAGTTCTTAAAGATGAGAACACATGCGGAGTCTTCGTATGCCAAAATACAGAAGGCGACGCCCTGATTCATTA TTGTCAGAAACCAGCTCCTTTCGAAATGTGCAACGGCGATGGCGTTTCGACAGTGACTCCATTTCCTGAGTGCTGCTGGAAGTGCGTAACTTACGTCAGCTGTGCCAGCGGAGATGCGAAACAAGGTCAAACAGGTCAAGAAGGTCAGAGCGGAGCAGCAACACCACCGGCCAAAATTTGA